The Nitrospinota bacterium genome has a window encoding:
- a CDS encoding phosphomannomutase/phosphoglucomutase has translation MNLEIFREYDIRGVVEKDLTPDVVEKLGRAFGSRVIGAKGKTVAVGRDVRLSGDMLFAALSKGLTAAGCDVVDIGRVPTPALYFAEYHLKTDGAVMITGSHNPPEFNGFKLIINKVGFWGKQIQEIAREMQAGKFTTGKGIVKKADVINPYIEMVKGKIKLSRKIKVVIDSGNGCGGLLAPRLFKEMGCEVVELFSEPDGRFPNHHPDPTVLKNTLQLREAVVKHGSAIGIGYDGDADRIGVVDEKGNLLYGDQVLMIFARDLLSRRKGAKVIFDVKCSRNLPQWVEKHGGIPIMSATGHSIIKQRMLDEGAPLAGEMSAHIFFGEDYYGYDDAIFATARMLKIIDNASEPVSAFLKDVPHMESTPEIRVECPDSEKFAIVKELVEYYRAKYKVIDIDGVRIDFASGWGLIRASNTQPVLVMRFEAETKDALERYKREVYEKLITFGPLKNTEPF, from the coding sequence ATGAATCTGGAAATTTTTCGTGAGTATGACATTCGCGGCGTGGTGGAGAAAGACCTCACCCCCGATGTTGTTGAAAAACTTGGCCGTGCATTCGGCTCGCGTGTGATAGGCGCGAAGGGCAAGACCGTAGCCGTAGGGCGCGATGTCCGGCTTTCGGGCGATATGCTTTTCGCGGCGCTTTCCAAAGGACTCACCGCCGCTGGCTGTGATGTCGTTGATATCGGAAGGGTTCCGACTCCGGCGCTCTACTTCGCGGAATACCACCTGAAAACCGATGGTGCGGTGATGATTACCGGCAGCCACAATCCTCCTGAATTCAACGGCTTCAAGTTGATAATCAACAAGGTGGGTTTTTGGGGCAAGCAGATACAGGAAATCGCCCGCGAGATGCAGGCGGGGAAGTTCACCACAGGCAAAGGCATTGTAAAAAAAGCGGATGTCATCAATCCGTACATCGAAATGGTGAAGGGGAAAATAAAACTCTCCCGCAAAATCAAGGTGGTGATCGACAGCGGCAACGGCTGTGGCGGATTGCTTGCCCCCCGTCTTTTCAAGGAGATGGGATGCGAAGTCGTCGAGCTTTTCAGCGAACCGGATGGCCGCTTTCCCAACCACCACCCCGACCCCACAGTGCTGAAAAACACCCTCCAACTGCGAGAAGCCGTTGTAAAACATGGCTCTGCCATCGGTATCGGTTATGACGGCGACGCCGACCGGATCGGGGTGGTGGACGAAAAGGGGAACCTGCTCTACGGCGACCAAGTGCTGATGATTTTCGCCCGCGATCTCCTTTCACGCCGCAAAGGGGCGAAGGTGATATTCGACGTGAAGTGCAGCCGAAACCTGCCACAATGGGTTGAAAAACATGGCGGTATTCCTATTATGAGCGCCACCGGACACAGCATCATCAAGCAGCGGATGCTTGACGAAGGTGCGCCATTGGCGGGCGAAATGAGCGCCCACATCTTTTTTGGCGAGGACTACTACGGTTACGACGACGCCATTTTCGCCACCGCTAGGATGCTGAAAATCATTGATAACGCTAGTGAACCGGTGAGCGCCTTCCTGAAAGACGTGCCACATATGGAGAGCACCCCCGAAATCCGCGTGGAATGCCCCGACAGCGAAAAATTCGCTATTGTGAAAGAACTGGTGGAGTATTACCGCGCTAAGTACAAAGTTATTGATATTGATGGCGTTAGAATTGATTTTGCCAGCGGGTGGGGGCTCATTCGCGCCTCCAACACCCAGCCGGTGCTGGTGATGCGTTTCGAAGCGGAAACAAAAGACGCGCTCGAACGCTACAAGCGGGAAGTGTACGAAAAACTCATCACATTCGGGCCGTTAAAAAACACCGAACCCTTTTGA
- the dusB gene encoding tRNA dihydrouridine synthase DusB, with protein MQNTQERRNRQSGGEACEAGRMQPGAEVRCSGDVKLILAPMAGFSDQPFRRVARLFGADEVVTELISANALVRENRKTHGMAAIHEGERPASIQIFGSDPAVMAEAARRVEHLQPLFIDINMGCPAKKVTRNGAGAALLENPQHAAAIVKAVVDAVKTPVSIKIRTGKHGGSKTGLDVARLAADAGVNRITVHARTVADAFSGPIDYDAVARLRADLPRIELIGNGDIHSAADARRWLERTGVDGLMIGRGAVGHPSVFAAIKRGEPAPAVEDSATILQHIVWMEEFFGARRCIGPLRGHMMYYSKGLTDARRFRQEVTELEDLADLKELAEKYFNKKAEQCAA; from the coding sequence ATGCAAAATACCCAAGAGCGCCGGAATCGGCAAAGCGGCGGCGAAGCCTGCGAAGCCGGCCGCATGCAACCCGGCGCGGAAGTCCGCTGTAGCGGAGATGTGAAACTCATCCTCGCCCCGATGGCGGGGTTCAGCGATCAGCCGTTCCGCCGCGTCGCCCGCCTCTTCGGGGCCGACGAGGTGGTGACCGAGCTTATCAGCGCCAACGCCCTCGTGCGCGAAAACAGGAAGACCCACGGCATGGCCGCCATTCACGAGGGCGAGCGGCCGGCCTCCATCCAGATTTTCGGGTCGGACCCGGCGGTGATGGCAGAGGCGGCCCGGCGGGTGGAGCACCTTCAGCCGCTGTTCATCGACATCAACATGGGTTGTCCCGCGAAAAAAGTAACCAGGAACGGCGCGGGCGCGGCGTTGCTGGAAAACCCGCAACACGCCGCCGCCATCGTGAAAGCGGTGGTGGACGCGGTAAAAACCCCCGTCAGCATCAAGATACGCACCGGCAAGCACGGCGGGAGCAAAACCGGACTCGACGTTGCCCGCCTTGCCGCCGACGCCGGCGTGAATCGGATCACCGTACACGCCCGCACCGTGGCGGACGCATTCAGCGGTCCCATCGACTACGACGCGGTGGCCCGTCTGCGCGCCGACCTGCCGCGCATCGAGCTTATCGGAAACGGCGACATCCATTCCGCCGCCGACGCGCGCCGGTGGCTGGAGCGGACCGGCGTCGACGGCCTGATGATCGGACGCGGCGCGGTGGGGCATCCCTCCGTCTTCGCCGCCATCAAGCGCGGCGAACCGGCGCCCGCCGTGGAAGATTCGGCCACCATCCTGCAACACATCGTCTGGATGGAAGAATTTTTCGGCGCGCGGCGCTGCATCGGTCCGTTGCGCGGCCACATGATGTATTACTCGAAGGGATTGACCGATGCCCGGCGCTTCCGCCAGGAAGTGACTGAATTGGAGGATTTGGCGGATTTGAAAGAATTGGCGGAAAAATATTTCAATAAAAAAGCGGAGCAATGCGCGGCTTGA